A part of Thermococcus sp. SY098 genomic DNA contains:
- a CDS encoding acylphosphatase, whose protein sequence is MEIVRAHLRIYGRVQGVGFRWSMQREARKLGVSGWVRNLPDGSVEAVIEGERERVEALIGWAHQGPIFARVTRVEVKWEEPKGEKGFRVVG, encoded by the coding sequence ATGGAGATCGTAAGAGCACATCTAAGAATCTATGGAAGAGTTCAAGGGGTTGGCTTTAGATGGAGCATGCAGCGTGAAGCGAGAAAGCTTGGAGTAAGTGGATGGGTCAGAAATCTGCCAGATGGCAGCGTTGAAGCGGTGATAGAGGGAGAAAGGGAGAGAGTTGAAGCTTTAATTGGCTGGGCACATCAAGGTCCAATATTTGCAAGGGTTACGAGAGTTGAGGTGAAGTGGGAAGAACCAAAGGGAGAGAAAGGGTTTAGGGTTGTTGGTTAA
- the cutA gene encoding divalent-cation tolerance protein CutA, whose protein sequence is MILVYTTFPDWESAERIVKELLEKKLVACVNLREHKAFYWWEGKIEEDTEVGAILKTKVELWDELKKELKEKHPYTVPAIIRIDVDTVNKEYLKWLLEVTK, encoded by the coding sequence ATGATACTCGTGTATACGACATTTCCGGATTGGGAGAGTGCAGAAAGGATAGTCAAGGAGCTGCTTGAAAAAAAGCTTGTAGCGTGTGTCAATTTAAGAGAGCATAAGGCGTTTTACTGGTGGGAAGGCAAAATAGAGGAGGATACCGAAGTAGGTGCAATCCTTAAGACAAAAGTGGAGCTTTGGGATGAGCTTAAAAAGGAACTCAAAGAAAAGCACCCTTACACAGTTCCAGCAATAATTAGAATTGATGTCGACACCGTAAATAAAGAATATCTCAAGTGGCTGTTAGAGGTCACAAAATGA
- a CDS encoding DUF99 family protein, with translation MIRKVKPQIRVIGFDDGTFSFKSKVGRDRTILIGVVMKGSQDVVGILCRWIEVDGRDATEKMIDAIVNSRFKDLRVIMLKGITYAGFNIVDIEKLGKETGLPVIVVIRKRPELKAMENALKKHFPDAEERIRLLRKGGEIRELIPGKLFYQAYGIEPKTAEEIIKITQKSSLIPEPLRLAHMIASAVMTGESKKE, from the coding sequence ATGATCAGAAAGGTAAAGCCCCAGATCAGGGTCATTGGTTTTGATGACGGTACTTTTTCTTTTAAATCCAAGGTGGGAAGAGACAGGACCATCCTTATTGGAGTTGTTATGAAAGGTTCTCAGGATGTTGTTGGAATTCTATGCAGATGGATTGAAGTTGACGGGAGAGATGCAACAGAAAAGATGATTGACGCTATTGTGAATTCCCGCTTTAAAGATTTGAGAGTAATAATGCTGAAGGGCATAACATATGCCGGCTTTAATATCGTTGACATCGAGAAGCTCGGCAAGGAGACAGGTTTACCTGTTATTGTTGTTATCAGAAAAAGACCAGAGTTAAAAGCCATGGAGAACGCCTTGAAAAAGCATTTTCCAGATGCTGAAGAAAGAATTAGGCTGCTAAGAAAGGGTGGAGAGATAAGAGAGCTAATCCCCGGGAAGTTGTTCTACCAAGCTTATGGAATTGAACCAAAAACGGCAGAGGAAATAATCAAAATAACTCAAAAAAGCTCTCTAATTCCGGAGCCTCTAAGATTGGCTCACATGATAGCTTCAGCAGTTATGACTGGGGAGTCGAAGAAGGAGTAG